A genome region from Microbacterium sp. CGR2 includes the following:
- the alr gene encoding alanine racemase, with the protein MTVLLAPERSALSLLPAPALCTLPTAVTENLRHIRAATDARIMAVVKADGYGHGAVSVARTAVDAGAEWLGVTDVAEAVILRDAGLRVPILAWLNPSGIDAAQAAEHRIDVAVGSVEELRQLIADAARPLRVHLQMDTGMSRGGCPLGEWTELLRLARAGRGRVEVVGVMGHLPRADEGDPRANEAAVLRMRQARDAVLRAGFGPVLVHLAATSGVLTDPATHFDMVRIGAGLVGIDPSSTVTLAGASRFTASVVHSSWVPAGTPVGYGSTHLTTRGTHLSVVGVGYADGIPRELGAGAAVEIAGRRCPIVGPVSMDQIVVDTGDTAVPRSAAVTVFGPEGGAVPSVQEWARWAGTIPHTVVTGIGSRVQRCIA; encoded by the coding sequence CCGTGCCGCCACCGACGCCCGCATCATGGCCGTGGTGAAAGCCGACGGCTACGGCCACGGTGCGGTGTCGGTCGCGCGAACCGCCGTCGATGCCGGCGCGGAATGGCTCGGCGTGACAGATGTCGCCGAAGCGGTGATACTGCGGGACGCGGGCCTTCGTGTTCCGATCCTCGCCTGGCTGAATCCGTCGGGGATCGATGCGGCACAGGCGGCCGAGCACCGGATCGACGTCGCGGTCGGGTCGGTCGAGGAGTTGCGTCAGCTCATCGCGGATGCTGCGCGGCCGCTGCGCGTACACCTGCAGATGGACACGGGGATGTCGCGCGGCGGTTGCCCGCTCGGCGAGTGGACCGAGTTGTTGCGGCTTGCACGAGCCGGACGAGGGCGAGTCGAGGTCGTGGGAGTGATGGGGCATCTTCCGCGCGCCGACGAGGGCGACCCGCGAGCCAACGAGGCCGCGGTGCTGCGGATGCGTCAGGCGCGGGATGCCGTGCTGCGGGCGGGGTTCGGGCCGGTCCTGGTGCATCTTGCCGCGACCTCCGGGGTGCTGACCGACCCCGCCACCCACTTCGACATGGTGCGCATCGGGGCGGGCCTGGTCGGCATCGATCCGTCCAGCACCGTGACGCTGGCGGGGGCTTCCCGGTTCACGGCATCCGTCGTGCACAGTTCGTGGGTGCCGGCCGGCACGCCCGTCGGGTACGGGAGCACACACCTCACGACGAGGGGGACGCATCTGAGTGTCGTCGGCGTGGGGTACGCCGACGGCATCCCGCGCGAACTCGGGGCGGGCGCCGCGGTCGAGATCGCCGGGCGGAGGTGCCCGATCGTGGGACCCGTGTCGATGGATCAGATCGTCGTCGACACCGGGGACACGGCGGTTCCTCGAAGCGCGGCGGTCACGGTGTTCGGTCCGGAGGGCGGTGCCGTGCCATCGGTGCAGGAGTGGGCGCGGTGGGCGGGCACCATCCCGCACACCGTCGTCACCGGTATCGGTTCGCGCGTGCAGCGGTGCATCGCATGA